Below is a window of Scyliorhinus torazame isolate Kashiwa2021f chromosome 21, sScyTor2.1, whole genome shotgun sequence DNA.
GAAATTGGGTAATTTGTGCAAACTGTATAAACACAGCATCGATCCCGCAAGTAATTCATTATTTTTTTTATTATCAATTTAATTCTAAAATTGTCCAAAACGGGGTTTTGAGAAAACCTGAAAATAACCGAAACAACAAATTACAAAATCCTGAAAGGCAAATTGCTCCGATATGTTTAGAATTTAACTGCAGATTCCTCGATCCCGGGAGACTGGTTCAGACTGAGCGAACCGCAACCTTCTCAGTTCACAATGTCCGTCTCCCCTTTAACCACAAAAAGAGAGGCCGGAGAGATCTAGAACCCAACCGGGGAGATCTAGAACCCAAACCGGGAGATCTGGAACCCAACCGGGAGATCTGGAACCCAACCGGGGAGATCTAGAACCCAACCGGGGAGATCTAGAACCCAACCGGGGAGATCTGGAACCCAAACCGGGAGATCTGGAACCCAACCGGGGAGATCTAGACCCAGTCGAGTCGATCCAGAATCCAGCCGGATAGATCCAGAACCCAGATAATCCAGCGCATGTTCTGGAAACATGTCTCAGTGTTTCACTCCGGACATTTCTCTGCATCGACATTTCCCCGCCACTGGCCACAGCCCAGATCTTCTGGGGATAATGGTGGAAAAGTCCTGGGAAAGTTTAATGACCCTTAAAGTTTAattaggatggcacagtggttaatgggcagcacggtagcacagtggttagcactgctgcctcgcagctccagggtcccgggttcgattccccgctgggtcactgtctgtgcggagtctgcacatcctcccagtgtgtgcgtgggtttcctctgggtgctccggtttcctcccacagtccaaagacgtgcaggtgaggtggattggccatgctaatattgcccttagtgtccaaaaaggttaggtaggattactgggttatggggatagggtggaggtgttgaccttgggtagggtgctctttccaagagccagtgcagactggatgggccgaatggccgcctgcactgtaaattctatgactctgctGAATGTCAGTAAGATTTGGGATATTGTGGGGTCCAGTTTGGGGTGTAATTTTCCGCGTCTATGTGCTATGCATGATTTTAAAAGTGTGTTTTAATTCCCGATTGAACAGTAAGAATGTTGACCAGACTCTTCAGTGACCCTACCCTCATCCCCGAGGGTCAGAAATACGCGGCCTGGGCGGATGACAGTGAGAGCGACGAAGACAAAATGAGggaagagagaaacagtgagagctgCGAGGCTGCGGATAGTCAGGCTGAGGACTCAGTAAGTGTGGCCCCGGACAATGAGGAGGTGGAGacagggatggaggaggaggagcaggaggaggaggaggaggtggatgaggaAAACGGGGCCAGGCCCCGGAAACGTGGCCCCAAACGGAGGAAGATGACCAAGGCGAGGGTGGAGCGGTTCAAGCTGAGGAGGCAGAAGGCGAATACCCGCGAGAGGAACAGGATGCACGATCTAAACTCGGCTCTGGACAATCTCCGCAAAGTGGTCCCGTGTTACTCAAAGACACAGAAACTTTCCAAAATAGAAACGCTCCGACTGGCGAAGAACTACATCTGGGCTCTGTCTGAGATCCTGAGATCGGGCAAGAGGCCGGACCTGGTGTTCTATGTGCAGACTCTGTGTAAGGGTCTGTCCCAACCCACCACCAACCTGGTGGCCGGCTGCTTACAGCTCAACTCCCGCAACTTCCTGACGGAGCAGAGCCAGGACACGGGGCGCCtgcacgcccccaactcctccttcGCCATGCACCCCTACTCGTACCAGTGTGCCAGGCTGCCCAGCCCCCAGTGCCAGCCCGGGCCTGCCAGCACCCACCCTCTCCGCTCGCACCCCTACTGCTCCACCTATGAACATCTGTATGGGAACACTTCCCCAGAATACACCAGCTCAGAACTGGAGGGACCACTCAGTCCCTCACTTTGCACCAATGGTGCTTACCCCCTGAAGGCGGAGTCCTCCCCAGACCAGGACAAGAACTATCACTACACCATGCACTACTCTGCAGTGGCCGGCTCCCGGAGCCAGGGCCACGGGCTGCTCTTCAATAACCCCGCCCTGCGCGCCGGCTTCCACCCGGACAATCTGCTGCCCTATGACAGCCACGGCCACCACGACAGGACTCCCGTTTATGAAGAACTCAACGCCTTTTTTCACAATTAAATAAAGAGACCAGGTTGCAGCCGAGGGTGAACCGAGTAACTCTCCCTCAGGGCGCCAGTCCTAAACTCTGCCCCAACCTGCAGCCTGTCCTGGGGAGGGGGAGCTGCAGCTTCCCTCACATCTGCAGCTCAGACTGACCCAGATCCCAGAGCTCCCCAAAGCTGAGGAACGTGTGATTGGGAGACATTGAGTCCTCACTCTGTCACTGGCTGCAATTGGATGCGGGATTTCTCAGCTCGGACCTCTGTACATTCGGATATTTCGCTCTTTAAGATGATGTGACTG
It encodes the following:
- the neurod2 gene encoding neurogenic differentiation factor 2, giving the protein MLTRLFSDPTLIPEGQKYAAWADDSESDEDKMREERNSESCEAADSQAEDSVSVAPDNEEVETGMEEEEQEEEEEVDEENGARPRKRGPKRRKMTKARVERFKLRRQKANTRERNRMHDLNSALDNLRKVVPCYSKTQKLSKIETLRLAKNYIWALSEILRSGKRPDLVFYVQTLCKGLSQPTTNLVAGCLQLNSRNFLTEQSQDTGRLHAPNSSFAMHPYSYQCARLPSPQCQPGPASTHPLRSHPYCSTYEHLYGNTSPEYTSSELEGPLSPSLCTNGAYPLKAESSPDQDKNYHYTMHYSAVAGSRSQGHGLLFNNPALRAGFHPDNLLPYDSHGHHDRTPVYEELNAFFHN